The genome window GAATGATAGTGTCAGTTGGTCTTAAAAGTGATGAGTCTCTAAAGTTAGGCTTCTCAGTTCTCTTATCCTGCTTGAGTAAAAATCAAGTCAAGGATATGGCAGAAAcaagataaagaaagaaagatataataataataataataataagctgGTAATTCagtatttatttcttttctgtttttgctAAATGAAAAATAGGTTTCTTGTGTGTATTTATTGACTTCACACTACGTGATGGTAATAGATAATACTACGTGTATCACATGGGTCTTGTTAGAGTTGTGGCTCAAACCGCTCATCAAGTGAAGCGATCCTAAGACTTTTACTATCAAGCTACATCCCGCTGTGGttagtatttactatttatttccATTATTTCTACTGATTGGAACATATTTGATGTGTGACATAACAGAAAGGTGCACTGTATACAAGGACAAGCAGGGCCCTCCAAAGAAAAGAGGGTATGAACGAGAACAAAGTTCAATCCCCATTtccaaagaaacccaaaatGTAGTTCCTTTATGCAAATGGACCAATGGTCCACATATTATATTGCGCTCCCCTTTAAAACAAGCCTGCTCTATCAATCAGCAAAGTTACAACTCTCACAACTATTAAGGCCAATATGCTATAGTTGCTTGATAATGCTTCACACTTGGTCATGGAGCCCACTGTGAAACCACTTTAGATTACTGTATCCAACATTCTTCTTTGTGTAATAATCTCAATTAACTTTGTAGTCAACACATAATTGATCATAAATCATTTGAATTCGAAAAGACTGAGCCCAATTGAGATCAAAACTTTGCCAGAATGTGTGACACCTAACAAACTATGGGGGCCATGAAAAATACCTAGCCGGTTATTGCCAACAAGAAAAACCCCAATAAACGTTGGAAGTAGCCGCTGTTTTTGCATAGCAATAATTTCTATGATGATGGGACACACGATCTGGCCTGGCCATTAATAATGTTACTTGCTAAAAGCCTAAATCACATGCCGTTAAGGCATGCAAAATTAATTATCTTGAAACCATAAATAGTATTGGTggatatatatatcatttatgACACCCCAACAAGATTGTGTGATGGCTATGTTTCTAAGAGTGCCTATAAATAGCAAATGGCCCAGTTTTAATATCACTGGGATTTGGTCACAGTTGGAACCATTGCGAAGGACGTGTTAAGTTAATGCTTGCTTTGTACATGCCACGGCTCACTAGAGTCACTAGCAAGGACTGTGTTACATAAACTGTTTTATACAATTTTACATATAGCctaaaaaacaattgaaacaataagtcaataatttaaaaatacgATTTTCAAgctgaaaattgtaaatttaaatcaaagttttagttattttttagattatgtgtaaaattttgtaaaacagTTTGTGTACAACAAGTATTTCTTCACTAGTAATTATTAACCGTTGAACAAAAACCccatggttggattttcaatttcatatatttctattatattggatattcaaaaaaaaaaaaaaaaacaaaaccaattgaatcaatgttttcttttcttcccttcattttttttaatggagaaATTGACCAAATTGAACCACCTACcttaaaatttacaatttgtCACGGTGATTTGAACTTAGAGGGTAGaccttaaatttaaataatatatatgtgtgtatatatatatttatatatttcaatgaTAATTCTATTGTACCTACTTAATCTTAGTTGTTAATATAAGAAGATACTgtcttatttaatatttattttattataacaaATGAAAGATTAAAACTGAGTAGGTAtggtacattaaaaaaaaagtgtgttagTAGAAATGTTGAATGACCATTTTTTCAATAccttttcatcaattttttttttcttcatatatttactacattaaaaaaaatcaacacttCAACAGTTCAATTGATGGCCTTAGTACCTTACACAGCTAATTGGTTGTACCAAAAACCGACCCTTCAATTCATGTTAggtatattttttgataattatcaGCCAAAATAAAGTTGTACattgtctttctctctcatttttttttttttttttggtaaacaaaacACATTACGATCCCCAACATTTTTTACCTCTGcatttctctcttatttttcctGGGTTTTCAAACTCTTAAGCCCagcccaaaattaaaattaaaatacatttaGGTTTGGATTTATATGAAATATACAACGGGCCGGGCTCTAAATTAAGAACCCAGCAAGTACTAAGGTGGGCTCAGCCCATTGCGGACCTTTCATTAAGCTAGGGTTTTTGCCTAAACTTCataacccccaaaaaaaaaaaaaaccctcgaCAGCTCTCTGAACAATGGCGAAGAACAGGAACAAGAAGAAGCGAAACGCTGCCGATTCAATGGACATCACCGAAGTTATCGTTTCAGACATCCCTCAAGGTACTCCCagcattgaaattttttttttttttttgaatttttaatttatgttatactattttagttttattgctgaagtaaaatttaaactttttttttttttttttgcagcaATGGACACGTCAGAATCTGTTGCTAAGATCTCAGCCTCTGCTGCTCACGTAAAGTAAGTattggaaaatgaaaatttgtgaAATATCCTTTGTACTATGTTTATGTGTGTTTTATATTTGTGTATGTGTTGTGTTCTATTTATGTTGTCTGACAATTTTAGATGGTTTATTGTAATTTAGTCTTAAaccctttttatatttataactatgtttttttttttttttttggattatatttatatgtaccATTCTACTAGCATCTTGAATTTTTGTTTCCCCAATTGTAGCAACTAGCAAGTAATTTAAGAGTGATGGGTTATGATAGAAACCTTGTTATGAGCTCTAGTTCAAATTGTTCTTCCTTCCCAGTAAGAATGAGATATTGGGCAGGTCATGAATTCGACGCTCATAATATGTGTGCAACTTATTGTTGAGAAAATAGAAAgcttgttatatatataatggaacTGTACCAATGAGCTCTAGTTCAATATGTTCTTCCTTCCTAGTAAGAATGAGATAAGGGGTTCAACAAGGAATTCCTACTAAGTGCGAGTCATCATCTTGCGTTGATTACGTCCCTGCCTTttgtatacacacaaaaaatttatcaaaaaaaaaaagagaatgggATAAGGGGTAGGTCATGAATTCAGCACTCATTATATGTGTGTAACTTATTGTTGAGAACTCTATTTGAATCGTTATCAGCCTTGGGAAGTTTCTCTTTCTTGAACTTTTTTAGAGTTTCTTGATAATAATTGTACTCTTAAATCTTAGATGTGATATACATCTAATAGACATCTTGTGTACTAGTTGTTccttatttttctaataaaacttattacatatatatgtgtgtgtgtgtgtgtgtaacttaccaattgACCGATGAAAAACTGACACACACGGGTATGTATATATCAGTTAAAGCTTCTTATCTTTTCATGTAATCCTAGACTATTATTGAGTTCAATCTTAACTGCTCAGCTGATAGTTTCTAATTTTCGGTCAACAATACAAGGCAGAGGAGCTCTAACTAATTATATGGTGAAACATTAGATAATTTATTCTGGTTTTTCAATCAGAATTTGGGCAGAGAAAGATGGGACTTGGTTGACATTTCTGTCAGTCTATGTTTTTATGGTCCAGTAATAAGGAATGTACCACCATATCCAGGTCATAATGTCTTTACATGTTTGAGAGATATGCATGGAGTATGCTATAGTTATGTCTTTTCAGTTTGCTAACAAGCATTTGTTTATTATGCTTGAATGTTTTCATACTTTTGGATATGGAGGCGTCTGAGGTTTAAAAACTTGttgtataaaatatttgtaaaaggTGAAAGATTGGTGGTAATTTCTGGGTTGTCAAGAAAGTGTAGATCTGCAACAGACAATGAGTTTTAGATCAATGACACCTCTTCCTTTTGCAAGAGCAAGGTAGAGGctgacttaaaaaataaaaaggagcaAGGTAGAGGGTAAGGTTATGGGTTCATGACCCATCGGATGCATGTAACTTtctttaatgagaaaataattaattaaaaagcgCAAAGGGGTGCAAGTCATGTATATGGAAAGTATACATGAGACACACGGTACACCAATATTTCTTAATGAAAATTACAAAGATCAATCAACTTTAgtaaattagagagagagagagtgccaTCTTGAAGCTGATTTCCAGTCATATATGGATCCAAAGAAGCTAAATTCCAgctttaaaattgatttttcatgTCCTTCAAAGCTCCAAGCATTCTTTCTCTCCAAATGCATCACATGAGGCACATAGAAATCACATTCTAGATGCCTATGCTGCAGTGTTGACCAAACCGACCTTGCTGATAAGCTAGCAAATTAGGCACACTCCCAAGGCGTAACCCTCTGAATCACTAATTCTGGAGATAAGAGGTGTGTAACCCACTGAATCACTTGGTAACTTGAACACTTAGTTTTGCTTCTTCAGATTTGTGAAGTTTGATGAGGATGAATCCTAATTGAAGAGGTTGATCTCTAGAGCCTTTCAAATTTTTCCATGTGAGAATAggataaaaaaatgtttctgttaagtttttattctttgtctaACAGCATATGGCGGCTTACTTCTTGGATTGGTTATGACTTGGACGACTTTTGATGCCCTGTGTATTGGGAGTTGGGACCATTTTTTAGAGTTCCAAACCAAAACCAGTTCTGGTGTAAGGGTTATTTTTGCTTCATTATATGGCACCTTTGAAGTTGGGGAGTAGGAATCCTGACTATTCTGGAGGTGTGCTTTCTTCTGTAGCAACTCTGTTGTTTTCTATCTCTGACCTTTGTGGGATCTTAATCTTACATTTTAAATGCATGGGTTACCTCTCCTTTATTCTGGCATGATATAGTTTATGAGCATTTAAATGGGtatgatttttttcccctgaatTGTtagacttttatttatttgtatgtttGTGTGTGCTCTGTCtgattactattttttttaatggatgtaTGGATtcaaaatgttttcttttatttatataagaaataaaggTAATATTAAAATCTGTTGACGACAAATTCATTCACCTACTTATTGACAAATGTTTCTAATTCTTTTCCTTGCTTGCCTTTGGTTTCATATGTGATTGCTATTTGAATCCTTTATTTCTCCTCTAATCATGGGACTCTTTTCTAAACAGAAAGGTGAAGGGAAGACCAATGAAGAGAGCAAAGAATGCTCGAAAGATGAAAGCCATTGCAAAAGCTATATCTAAAAATGAGAAGTGTGTTGAGAAAACTTTAAAGCATGAaggaaaaaagttgaaaacacAATCTGCCAAAATGTTGTATGACTAAGGAACTGAGGCTTCCAATCTACATGACCATATCATAGAAATTTCATAGAATCATCAAATCCATTATGTAATCTCTGCATCAGTTTTGCTATTATTTCCTTTACAACAGGGTAATTaatatagattttatttttggctcTTAGCTTTAGAGTCTATTACTTGATAGCTTTTGCTGGATTCTGGACTAACTGattgaaatatcaatttcaGTATAGTTAGTACATAAAGGAATAGTGAGACTTTTGAGAGGAAGATGCATGCTAAGAAATCATCTCTATTCGAATTGCCAGTTAAATCATACTACATCATGGTAGCTACACTAGCAGTGATTTTGACTTGTTGAATGACCAAACTGCTCTCATTTCACCAACATGTTTACAAGATTGCAGATTATACGTTTGTGCATGAAATGTTGTGGTGTCACTTGACCTTCACATGCATTCTATTGTGCTAGTAACTAGGTCAGTTTTACTCGACCCATGAGCTATGGAGCGCGCACATAGGCCATAGGCTATCAGAAATATGGGAGTTCTAGagtttgattttaatttggagtTCATATTGATAGGGATTATCAAGGAAGTCTTACACCTTATCAATTAAGACTCCTAGCATATGTATGTCTATAACTTCTGTAGTAGTCAAACAAGAATAATGATGGAGAATTCGAGAATCAAAATATATACTTAGAATTTTCTGAGTGCTCCTTTCTCTCTTGCGCCATTTCTCAGTTCGCAtgcttttttagttttcaactttGGGCTCCTGTCTGGAAGTCTTCTCGAACTTTGATTGACCGAATTCCACaagaattagaaaaatacaGATGTTAGTTTCTTGATCATCTGAGCTTTTGAAAATCAAACCACGGACCAAAATGTTGTGGGCCTTAGAAGCGGACTGACGTGTTTGACACTATTTTGAGtatttttatgatatttgaATCATTTTAACTCTGATTTTGACTTGTGAGTAGTTGTTTTAAAGggaatttttatattctttgcaATGGCCTTGGATTTATCTTGATCAGATGGTTGGATTAAAAGTCAATTCTTGATTGCCACCAAAAAGTCAActtaggtcaaatttggtcaAAGTTGACGAAAAGTCCAAAAAAACCTTGGATTTGATATGAGAACATAGGAAGTGTAATTTGGGTGAAGTTTTAACTAATTTGGACTTTTGGTCAACTCTTGGTGAatcgggagtattttggtcatttgacTTGAATTGGCACTTTGAATGCTCCAATATCCAAGCGAGATAAAACATGATGATTTAGATTTTCCCACGATTCCTAGTGAGAAAAcgaattttttgaaatttccgAAGTCCGGTATGCAAATGGCGGAGAAAATACAATGTTAATAGTTAtcccttatttatttaatatcttGATTGCAATAAGAGGTATTGGATAAAGAACGTGATTTCGCATTTTGTTATCCCAAATTTCAAGTAAAAATTGCACTACCCATGGCTCAAGACTGGTCTTACACCGATAAAAATTGGGTTGCTAGAGAAGACTTGGTTGTCTCTGAACAAGTCCATTGTGACTGGATCAAGTATCTTGGTTGAATTAGGAAGCCAAAGTAGGGGTGGCCATTCATGTTCATGGGGGTCAGGTTCGTATTGTGTCGAGCTATGAGTACTCGACTATATGGGTTGACCTAAATCCGACCTGTTTAGTAAACGTGTCAAGAATCCTCAATCCTAACctaacccgtttattaaacaagtcgACCTAACAAGACATGTTTAACTCATTTAATTAACAAATCATGTAAAGGTCAATACAAATGACCTATTTAGTAACTTATTTGACTAATATGTCATACCTGATTTGAATAACCTACTATcaatttccatatatatatatctaaaattaaaatacaattacaactataaatatagtaataaacatataattagaacaaaaaattaagcaataataacaaatttgaatattttataaGCTAAACGATTCAAATGGGTCAGACTGGTTTACATGTTGAACACaaacacgactcgtttattaaatgggtcaacCGTATCAATCCAAATTTGATCCGAACTTGATTAGCCTCAACTTATGGCATATTTATAAACGGGTTAGTCGTATCGGGTTCATGGGTAGTGTCAAATTTTACCACCCCTAGCCAAAGTAGttgttcttttaaaaatttagcgCTACATGCACAATCTTCACCtatgttctgtttgttttaCTGAAAAACCTTCTATACagatagttttccacattttccagtgtttggtaacataaaaaaaaatgatcaacggaaaactatctttggtcaacagaaaactcttataaaaataaagcttattttctatagttgttttccaaaaaaaatattggaaaacaatctctctctcatgcaaCGCATAattcctataaatattatcttcttttgactcaggaaataatattttatttcactCATTCAGCCTTTCTCACAACAAACTCtctcatttcttctctttcctttgtttttttctctcttttcacaCCCTCATTATCACCCCCTTTGGCCTCTTCTTTTTCCatagatttctctctctatctgcctctcttctctttttcccCCCTATTTCTTCTCCCCTCTATAACACCATTCTATAataaggtgtttttttttttttttcctcctcacAAATCTGTCAACAGTTCTATAGCAATTTTTGGTATTTACAAACTATTTGGtctatgtggcattttgaaCTATTTAAAATGGAAATTATGGGTATAatggttattttgaattatgagaagtacggttaatatatatatatatatatattttgctctTGATTTGTGCCACTATAGTACACTTCCAGTGTACttggttgatttttttctaTGTTCATATACATGAACAAGATGAGTATTTGAGATCATAAAAATTGGACAGCTAATTTTGATTCTGTccgttgtcaaaattttagtttgaaaaccaaattcattcttggttttttttattatttatttatattgattacattAGGTGGGTTTACACAATACACAtattatacatgttttaaattatacaaaaaatgttataaaaattgtgGATACCAAAAACCAGAAAATATTCTCAAGCCCATTTTCAAGGTTGttaccaaacaccagaaaatgagatagttttccaGAAAATGCTCTCTAGAAAATGAACCATTTTCCAGAAAACGATAAtactgaaacaaacagagcgtaaaATATccggtctttttttttttgtgtgtgtgtgtgtgtgtgtgcagtTTCGAGGCCTCTCTCTTTAAACTGGTGTATTTTTACACCAAATAAAATCTCCTTTCCgttttctatatatattaaaaaaaaaaaaagtttcactttgtgtgtgtgtgtgtgtatagggTTTTACCCATCAAATTGGTCAACCTTTGACCAAGTGAGACTTTGGTGCACACTAAAGCTCCGTTTGGATTGTGCGTTCCACGTTCACGTTTGCAtcagtccttttttttttttcttgaccaACACCTCTTGCACGGTTTATGGGATATGAATAGTGCAAGTAGGCAAAGTTATAGTGTTAAAAGAGTGAACAGTgttgtaaaaattaatatttttttttattgtttttagtttttaattttcagcaaaataaacagtatTTAAAAGCACACTAAGTATGCGCCAAACCTCAAAATTCGCATTTCACCTTTAAAATGCATTTTCCACTTCATTTTGGCAATTATCTTCTCATTTTCTACATTTTCACtcagaaaaattcttttttgacAATGATCTGGCTGATTAGATTAGTTTGAATTTTTCtgatgatgatttgattgcctGTAGCATTTTTTCGACCAGTGGGGATTCAGTTTTTTGCTCCGGAGTGTAGTGTGTCTTCGATTAGTGGGGATTCAGCTTTCTGCTCCATAGTCTCATTCCACAATTTCGAGGTAGGAACTCGTTCCAAATTCCTTTTTATTACTTCGTATTTATCTGCATATATGTAAGTATAAACAAATATAGGAAAAGAGGTAGGAACTCGTTCCAAATTCCTTTTTATTACTTCGTGTTTATCTGCATATATGTAAGTATAAACAAATATAGGAAAAGATGCGTGAAAAACGCTGCTattgtttatgattatttttgttgtcatttttttttttttttgaaaaaatattattctagTTCTTATGTTTTAGTGTTATAGTCAATTTTGTCTCTACATTTTGGTAACAGTCAATTTagtctttattatttttaacttgcagTCAATTTGGTTCTTACTATTAACCCactaagagcattcccatccgggattccaaaaaaattttattttacaacttcaaaacctattttatttatttcaccATCTCATTTTACAATTCACCTAACATCccagtttctatttttatatacaactcattaaaataatataaattacaacatcaaataatataaaaaat of Quercus lobata isolate SW786 chromosome 8, ValleyOak3.0 Primary Assembly, whole genome shotgun sequence contains these proteins:
- the LOC115955026 gene encoding uncharacterized protein LOC115955026; this translates as MAKNRNKKKRNAADSMDITEVIVSDIPQAMDTSESVAKISASAAHVKKVKGRPMKRAKNARKMKAIAKAISKNEKCVEKTLKHEGKKLKTQSAKMLYD